A genomic segment from Clostridium sp. 'White wine YQ' encodes:
- a CDS encoding PTS sugar transporter subunit IIA has translation MEIRDMFSKERVNFDMKSKTKTQALDELIELLIKDNKIKDAAIFKKAVLDREEEYSTGIGMGIAIPHGKSNSVIEASIVFGKSVDGVEYDSMDGKPAHLFFLIAVPEEANNVHLKVLSEISRKLMHSEVREQLMNCGSFEDFLEVF, from the coding sequence ATGGAAATTAGAGATATGTTTTCAAAGGAAAGAGTAAATTTTGACATGAAATCAAAGACAAAAACTCAAGCATTGGATGAGCTTATTGAGTTGTTAATAAAAGATAATAAGATTAAAGATGCTGCAATATTTAAGAAAGCAGTATTAGATAGAGAGGAAGAATACTCAACAGGAATTGGAATGGGAATAGCAATCCCTCATGGAAAGAGTAATTCTGTTATAGAGGCTTCAATTGTATTCGGGAAGAGTGTAGATGGGGTTGAGTATGATTCAATGGATGGAAAACCAGCACATTTATTTTTCTTAATAGCAGTACCAGAAGAAGCTAATAATGTTCATTTGAAAGTATTAAGTGAAATATCAAGAAAATTAATGCATTCAGAAGTTAGAGAACAACTAATGAATTGTGGTAGCTTTGAAGATTTTCTAGAGGTCTTCTAA
- the aspS gene encoding aspartate--tRNA(Asn) ligase yields MKREMAKGLNEKIEERIMLKGWIHRIRTLKNITFIVLRDESGLVQCVAGKEISLDGVSNEAVVEVIGIVKEGKNSLNSYEISVESISVLNGVIGELPIEINKNELQVSLDTLLNNRVLSLRNENENSIFRVQHILVQAFRSFLSSEGFTEIFTPKIVAEGAEGGTALFKVDYFGEKAYLSQSPQFYKQMMIGAGYEKVFEIGNFFRAEEHDTSRHLNQFTSMDVEMAFIEDESTIMDLEQELLKFIMKELSEKGEKYIEALKIEIPIIEEIPRFELREVKEIIKDNYGKIINENDLDPEGERLISKYIKEKFNSDFVFITNYGRECRPMYTMPKGENGTKAFDLIFRGVELTSGAQRIHEYNMLVQNFKDKGLNPDDFNSYIETFKYGMPPHGGFAIGLERFMALLLGIENVRKTSLFPRDRHRLVP; encoded by the coding sequence ATGAAAAGAGAAATGGCAAAAGGTTTAAATGAAAAGATTGAAGAAAGGATAATGCTAAAAGGGTGGATTCATAGAATTAGAACGCTAAAAAATATAACATTTATAGTATTAAGAGATGAAAGTGGGCTAGTACAATGTGTAGCAGGAAAAGAAATATCACTAGATGGAGTTTCAAATGAAGCAGTTGTTGAGGTCATAGGGATAGTTAAAGAAGGAAAAAATTCATTAAATTCTTATGAAATTTCTGTAGAAAGTATATCTGTATTAAATGGGGTGATAGGAGAGCTACCTATTGAAATCAATAAGAATGAGCTTCAAGTATCATTAGATACACTTTTGAATAACAGGGTTCTTAGTTTAAGAAATGAAAATGAGAACTCAATTTTTAGGGTTCAGCATATCTTAGTTCAAGCATTTAGAAGTTTCTTATCTAGTGAAGGATTTACCGAGATATTCACTCCTAAAATAGTGGCTGAGGGGGCAGAAGGTGGGACTGCGTTATTCAAAGTAGATTATTTTGGAGAAAAAGCGTACCTTTCGCAGAGTCCTCAATTTTATAAACAAATGATGATTGGTGCAGGATATGAAAAGGTATTTGAAATAGGAAACTTTTTTAGAGCAGAAGAACATGATACAAGTAGACATTTGAATCAATTTACAAGTATGGATGTCGAGATGGCCTTTATAGAAGATGAGTCGACAATAATGGATTTAGAGCAAGAATTATTAAAATTTATAATGAAAGAACTAAGTGAAAAAGGAGAAAAGTATATAGAAGCATTAAAAATAGAAATTCCTATAATTGAAGAGATTCCTAGATTTGAATTACGAGAAGTAAAAGAAATCATTAAAGATAACTACGGAAAAATTATAAATGAAAATGATCTTGATCCAGAAGGAGAAAGACTAATAAGTAAATATATTAAAGAAAAATTTAATTCTGATTTTGTGTTTATTACTAATTATGGTAGAGAGTGTAGGCCGATGTATACAATGCCAAAAGGAGAAAATGGAACAAAAGCATTTGACCTTATATTTAGAGGAGTTGAATTAACTTCTGGTGCCCAGAGAATTCATGAGTATAATATGCTTGTTCAGAATTTTAAGGACAAGGGATTAAATCCAGATGACTTTAATAGTTATATAGAAACCTTTAAATATGGTATGCCACCACATGGAGGTTTTGCAATAGGACTTGAGAGGTTTATGG
- a CDS encoding DeoR/GlpR family DNA-binding transcription regulator: MFAQERQQIISNMLKEKSSIKVIEIAEALEVSESTIRRDLQEMEEKSLLMRTHGGAVGVDNRTNYEPSFLDKKDERKDKKIKIAECASKMIKDGDTVILDSGTTTLEIAKRITAKDVTIVTNSIDIAGELSSNDQIEVIVTGGSIRVSTRAMVGTITERMLKNFRVDKAFIGANGISIDDGVTTPNVTEAQTKKVMMNNAREVIVVADGSKFRNVSFSVICPVKAVSMIITSDEITEQEVQEYNEVGVEVITT; this comes from the coding sequence ATGTTTGCGCAAGAAAGACAACAAATAATATCAAATATGTTAAAAGAGAAAAGTAGCATTAAAGTTATAGAAATTGCAGAGGCATTAGAGGTTTCAGAATCTACCATTAGGAGAGATCTCCAAGAGATGGAAGAGAAAAGTCTTTTGATGAGAACTCATGGAGGAGCTGTAGGAGTAGATAATAGAACCAACTATGAACCATCATTTTTAGATAAAAAAGATGAAAGAAAAGATAAGAAAATAAAGATTGCAGAATGTGCAAGTAAAATGATAAAAGATGGAGATACAGTAATATTAGACTCTGGAACAACTACACTTGAAATAGCAAAAAGAATAACAGCCAAAGATGTAACAATAGTAACTAATTCAATAGATATAGCTGGTGAATTATCATCAAATGATCAAATAGAAGTCATAGTTACGGGAGGATCCATTAGAGTTAGTACAAGAGCAATGGTTGGAACTATAACTGAAAGAATGTTGAAAAATTTTAGGGTTGATAAAGCATTTATAGGAGCCAATGGTATATCCATAGATGATGGTGTTACAACTCCAAATGTAACAGAAGCTCAAACAAAAAAAGTTATGATGAATAATGCAAGAGAAGTTATAGTAGTAGCTGATGGAAGCAAGTTTAGAAATGTATCATTTTCAGTAATTTGTCCAGTAAAAGCAGTAAGTATGATTATAACTAGTGATGAAATAACTGAACAAGAAGTGCAAGAATATAACGAAGTAGGTGTTGAAGTTATAACTACTTAG
- a CDS encoding zinc-ribbon domain-containing protein: MADKTLVCRDCGKEFVFTEGEQAFYKEKGFDNEPTRCVDCRRAKKQQNNRRY, from the coding sequence ATGGCAGATAAAACTTTAGTATGCAGAGATTGTGGTAAAGAATTCGTATTCACAGAAGGAGAACAAGCGTTCTACAAAGAAAAAGGATTCGATAACGAACCAACAAGATGCGTAGATTGCAGAAGAGCAAAGAAACAACAAAATAACAGAAGATACTAA
- the pfkB gene encoding 1-phosphofructokinase: protein MVITVTLNPALDRTLIIEDFTLGSVNRASKERFDIGGKGINVSKVLKNLGIQSKAIGFLGGMVKSVFLEELDNRGIEHQFVEIGAQTRTNIKVVDNKNSTNTDINEAGPVIKENELQRFIEIYKENCKKENIIVISGGIPKGISDDIYATLIKIAKERGAYTILDAEGELFKKAIMEKPYAIKPNNHELSLLFNERLEGENKIIEKAVEILNDGVSKVLVSLGSKGAIYVTDDEIYLAKGLKVEVNSTVGAGDSMVAAMVYSLLNKLSNKDTLTFAQACGASTVQLEGTEACTLDEVKNLLEISERNVRRIDYGN, encoded by the coding sequence ATGGTAATTACCGTAACCTTAAATCCAGCCCTAGATAGAACACTGATTATTGAGGATTTTACTTTAGGTAGTGTAAATAGAGCGTCTAAAGAGAGATTTGATATTGGAGGAAAAGGAATTAATGTATCGAAGGTACTAAAAAACCTAGGAATTCAATCAAAGGCCATTGGTTTTTTAGGTGGTATGGTTAAAAGTGTTTTTCTAGAAGAGCTAGATAATAGAGGTATAGAGCATCAATTTGTTGAAATAGGGGCTCAGACAAGAACTAATATAAAAGTAGTAGACAATAAAAATTCTACTAATACTGATATTAATGAGGCGGGTCCAGTAATAAAGGAAAACGAGTTACAAAGATTTATAGAGATATATAAGGAAAATTGCAAAAAAGAAAATATTATAGTCATATCAGGTGGGATACCTAAGGGTATTTCAGATGACATATATGCAACGCTAATAAAGATAGCTAAGGAAAGAGGGGCTTATACAATATTAGATGCTGAAGGGGAGCTATTTAAGAAAGCAATAATGGAAAAACCTTATGCAATAAAGCCCAATAACCATGAATTATCATTACTGTTTAATGAAAGACTAGAAGGTGAAAATAAAATAATTGAAAAAGCAGTTGAAATTCTAAATGATGGAGTATCAAAGGTTTTAGTTTCATTAGGTTCTAAAGGGGCCATATATGTTACAGATGATGAAATTTATTTAGCAAAAGGCTTGAAGGTAGAAGTTAATAGTACTGTAGGAGCTGGTGATTCTATGGTAGCAGCGATGGTGTATTCACTTCTAAATAAATTAAGTAATAAAGATACCTTGACTTTTGCACAAGCTTGCGGAGCTTCGACAGTACAATTAGAAGGGACAGAAGCTTGTACATTAGATGAAGTAAAAAACTTGTTAGAAATATCTGAAAGAAATGTGAGGCGCATAGATTATGGAAATTAG
- a CDS encoding PTS fructose transporter subunit IIC, with product MKLVAITSCPTGIAHTYMAAEALQMAAKELGYEIKVETQGSVGAENVITNDDLREARAVIIAADTNVDKSRFVGLPLIEVPVKDAIKDSKALIKRALNTKVSENLSSKVNKIKAEEKESRTGVYKHLMTGVSFMLPFVVAGGLLIALGFAFGGIYVYDSPNSIGGAIFWTGKASFALMIPALAGYIAYSIADRPGLVPGMVGGFLAQNVAGYEFLNTKVSSFLGAIIAGFIAGYVVLFLKKYIKLPKSMEGLIPILVLPLLSTLIVGLIMLFIVGGPVAYVNDSLAWWLNGLKGTNAALLGIILGLMMAFDLGGPVNKAAYTFATATLVAGKLSTIMAATMVAGMVPPLGIALATVIAKKKFTDAERESGKAAWALGLSFISEGAIPFAAADPLRVIPSVMAGGAVAGGLSMAFGCGLAVPHGGIWVLAIPNVVSNLLPYVVALVAGTVVTAIILSIIKKPVA from the coding sequence ATGAAACTAGTAGCAATCACTTCATGTCCAACTGGGATAGCCCATACTTATATGGCAGCTGAAGCACTTCAAATGGCAGCAAAAGAGTTAGGATATGAGATAAAGGTTGAAACTCAAGGGTCAGTAGGGGCTGAAAATGTAATTACTAATGATGACTTAAGAGAAGCAAGAGCTGTAATTATTGCAGCAGATACAAATGTTGATAAAAGTAGATTTGTAGGTCTCCCATTAATTGAGGTTCCTGTAAAGGATGCCATAAAAGATTCAAAAGCTTTAATTAAAAGAGCACTAAATACAAAGGTTAGCGAAAATTTATCTAGTAAAGTTAATAAAATAAAAGCTGAAGAGAAGGAATCAAGAACTGGTGTATATAAACATTTAATGACAGGTGTATCATTTATGCTTCCATTTGTTGTGGCAGGTGGTCTTCTTATAGCATTAGGTTTCGCTTTTGGAGGAATTTATGTTTATGATTCTCCAAATAGCATTGGAGGCGCAATATTTTGGACAGGCAAAGCGTCTTTCGCACTAATGATTCCGGCCTTAGCTGGATATATAGCATATTCTATAGCTGATAGACCAGGATTGGTTCCAGGTATGGTAGGAGGATTCTTAGCACAGAATGTTGCTGGGTATGAATTCTTAAATACAAAAGTATCAAGCTTCTTAGGAGCTATTATAGCAGGATTTATTGCTGGTTACGTAGTTTTATTCTTAAAGAAATATATTAAGCTTCCTAAATCAATGGAAGGACTAATACCAATACTTGTTTTACCATTGTTATCAACTCTTATAGTAGGACTTATTATGTTATTTATAGTTGGTGGGCCAGTAGCATATGTAAATGACTCGCTTGCATGGTGGTTAAACGGATTAAAGGGTACAAATGCAGCTTTACTAGGAATTATATTAGGATTAATGATGGCATTTGATTTAGGTGGACCAGTAAACAAAGCAGCATATACATTTGCTACAGCAACTCTTGTAGCTGGAAAACTTTCAACTATAATGGCAGCAACTATGGTAGCAGGAATGGTTCCTCCACTTGGAATAGCATTAGCAACTGTAATTGCAAAGAAGAAGTTTACAGATGCTGAAAGAGAATCAGGAAAAGCAGCTTGGGCATTAGGATTATCATTCATATCTGAAGGAGCAATACCTTTTGCAGCAGCTGATCCGTTAAGAGTTATACCTTCAGTAATGGCAGGAGGAGCAGTAGCAGGCGGATTATCAATGGCATTTGGTTGTGGATTAGCAGTTCCACATGGTGGTATTTGGGTGTTAGCTATTCCTAATGTAGTTTCTAACCTATTACCATATGTTGTGGCACTTGTTGCTGGAACAGTAGTAACTGCAATTATTCTTTCAATAATTAAAAAGCCAGTGGCATAG